In bacterium, the following are encoded in one genomic region:
- the purB gene encoding adenylosuccinate lyase — protein sequence MIARYKTKEMAKVFSEDHKFKTWLKVEATVAGVQERMGLIPRGLGRRLAAVTVTEKRINEIERVTNHDVIAFLEAAREKLGKEAKWLHFGMTSYDLVDTALALLILEATDVIVGEMEPLLDILGVLEKKYRRTPQMGRTHGIFAQPITFGYKVASWRQEMLRARSRIVRARGEIAYGKLSGAVGSYTILSPRVEKLVMTELGLKAEPVSTQVIPRDRLAYFISVLALYACGIERIATEIRNLSRSEIGEVSEPFAKGQKGSSAMPHKQNPITCERICGLVKVIRGYLVPVYENINMWHERDLTNSSVERIVIGDTFYLVHYITIKACWVLKNLNVFPEAMATNIANSRSVYASQQLMNRLIEKGMSRRDSYDLVQALSFKAIEAQKSLAEVAAADRRVGVLLKPADLKRVFDLNWFLRNIT from the coding sequence ATGATCGCAAGGTACAAGACCAAAGAAATGGCTAAGGTTTTCAGCGAAGATCATAAATTCAAGACCTGGCTGAAGGTAGAAGCGACGGTCGCAGGGGTTCAGGAAAGGATGGGACTGATTCCGCGCGGTCTTGGCCGCCGGCTGGCTGCCGTGACGGTCACTGAAAAAAGGATCAACGAGATCGAACGCGTGACCAACCACGACGTGATCGCGTTCCTGGAGGCGGCGCGTGAAAAACTGGGCAAAGAGGCAAAATGGCTTCACTTCGGCATGACCTCCTACGACCTGGTCGATACCGCGCTCGCACTCCTGATCCTGGAAGCGACCGACGTGATCGTCGGGGAAATGGAACCGCTGCTGGATATTCTCGGCGTGCTTGAAAAAAAATACCGGCGCACGCCCCAGATGGGCAGGACCCATGGCATATTCGCCCAGCCAATAACCTTCGGTTACAAGGTTGCTTCCTGGCGGCAGGAAATGCTCCGTGCCCGTTCGCGCATCGTGCGCGCGCGCGGGGAAATCGCATACGGCAAACTGTCGGGCGCGGTCGGCAGTTACACGATCCTTTCGCCTCGCGTGGAAAAACTGGTCATGACCGAACTCGGTCTCAAAGCCGAACCCGTATCCACGCAGGTGATCCCCCGTGACCGCCTTGCTTATTTCATCTCGGTCCTGGCTTTGTATGCGTGCGGCATCGAAAGGATCGCGACCGAGATCAGGAATCTGTCGCGTTCCGAGATCGGCGAGGTATCCGAGCCTTTCGCCAAAGGTCAAAAAGGCAGTTCGGCAATGCCTCACAAGCAGAATCCCATCACCTGCGAACGTATCTGCGGTCTGGTTAAAGTTATCCGGGGTTATCTGGTTCCCGTTTATGAGAACATTAACATGTGGCATGAGCGTGATCTCACGAATTCCTCGGTCGAGCGGATCGTCATCGGCGATACCTTTTATCTTGTCCACTATATCACGATCAAGGCATGCTGGGTGCTTAAAAATTTGAACGTATTCCCTGAAGCCATGGCAACTAACATAGCTAACAGCCGCAGTGTATACGCCTCGCAGCAGCTAATGAACCGTCTTATCGAAAAGGGGATGAGCCGCAGGGATTCATACGATCTCGTTCAGGCCTTGTCATTTAAAGCGATCGAAGCACAAAAAAGCCTGGCCGAGGTTGCGGCCGCTGACCGCAGGGTCGGGGTTTTGCTGAAACCCGCCGACCTGAAACGCGTTTTCGATTTGAACTGGTTTTTGCGGAATATCACGTGA
- a CDS encoding 3-isopropylmalate dehydratase large subunit, translating into MTIIEKIFSRASGRPVKPGDLIWVDLDLVAMRDFGGPNVVGEYQNSFGSSPVFDPDRVAITFDLHIPARDEKVAQNQRRLRDFASTQGIRLFDINTGVGQHILFENGLVKPGDIIVGTDSHMNLLGALGAAGFGMGTTDIAAGMYCGRLWFKVPSTVRIVIKGKLGEYVTAKDVILLIIKKMGTDGALNRALEFTGPLVDSLSLAQRITLCSMVTEMSGDIGFIEPSAAVLKFIQDRVPGKIGSISSDSGEKFEKTVEFDVDGLGPLVACPHSPDNVKPVGEVAGTAVDQVFIGSCTNGRLEDLQLAARILEGKRVEKSMRLIIVPATMEVAREALKAGLYDIFLESGAVVTNPSCALCTTGHPGILAPGETMVSTSNRNFIGKLGKGAEVYLASPTVAAATALTGKITDPREIE; encoded by the coding sequence ATGACCATCATTGAGAAAATATTCTCCCGTGCCTCGGGTAGACCCGTGAAGCCGGGCGATCTGATCTGGGTCGATCTTGATCTCGTAGCGATGCGCGATTTTGGCGGACCCAATGTCGTTGGAGAATACCAGAACAGCTTTGGCTCCTCTCCCGTGTTCGATCCGGACCGCGTTGCGATCACCTTCGATCTCCATATCCCGGCACGCGATGAAAAAGTCGCCCAGAACCAACGGCGGCTGCGTGATTTCGCGAGTACCCAGGGCATCCGGCTCTTTGATATTAATACCGGCGTGGGTCAGCACATCCTATTCGAAAACGGTCTGGTCAAACCCGGCGATATCATAGTAGGCACGGACAGCCATATGAACTTGCTCGGCGCGCTTGGCGCGGCAGGTTTTGGCATGGGCACGACCGACATTGCCGCCGGCATGTACTGCGGCCGGCTGTGGTTCAAGGTGCCGTCAACGGTAAGGATCGTGATCAAGGGTAAACTTGGTGAATATGTCACCGCTAAGGATGTAATACTTTTAATAATAAAAAAAATGGGCACCGATGGTGCGCTTAACCGCGCCCTCGAATTCACCGGTCCTCTGGTCGATTCACTGTCGCTGGCTCAGCGGATCACGCTTTGCAGCATGGTGACCGAAATGTCGGGTGATATAGGTTTTATCGAACCCTCTGCCGCAGTCCTTAAATTTATCCAAGACAGGGTGCCTGGCAAGATTGGATCGATCAGCTCGGACTCAGGCGAAAAATTTGAGAAAACAGTCGAGTTCGACGTCGACGGACTCGGACCGCTGGTCGCGTGCCCACATTCACCGGATAACGTCAAACCCGTCGGCGAGGTCGCCGGGACCGCTGTCGACCAGGTCTTCATCGGTTCATGCACCAATGGCCGGCTTGAAGATCTTCAGCTGGCTGCGCGGATCCTCGAAGGTAAGCGCGTGGAAAAGAGTATGCGTTTGATCATCGTGCCCGCAACCATGGAAGTTGCCCGGGAAGCGCTCAAAGCCGGTCTGTACGACATTTTTCTCGAAAGCGGCGCGGTCGTTACGAACCCCAGTTGTGCACTGTGCACGACCGGACATCCGGGCATCCTTGCGCCCGGTGAGACCATGGTCTCGACCTCAAACCGGAATTTTATCGGCAAGCTCGGCAAAGGCGCGGAAGTCTATCTCGCTTCTCCGACCGTGGCGGCAGCAACCGCCCTGACCGGCAAGATCACCGATCCCAGGGAGATCGAATGA
- a CDS encoding HD domain-containing protein, whose product MNKKFFNKIFPEIVLIKSKKLRAGVIEAWILAAKKGKWNANNIRKVPFTLLTNTKKTLIQHTRSVTKMAMAVAGVRKDLDFDIVIAGGLIHDVGKLLEYEYSNRAYRKSEYGRLVRHPVSGYGLALEAGLPLAVAHIAAAHSDEGEKVTRSAEAILIHHCDFIDFDIERQK is encoded by the coding sequence ATGAATAAAAAATTTTTCAATAAGATTTTTCCGGAAATCGTGTTGATAAAAAGTAAAAAGCTTCGTGCCGGGGTCATCGAAGCCTGGATCCTGGCCGCAAAGAAAGGTAAGTGGAACGCCAATAATATAAGGAAGGTCCCGTTCACGCTGCTTACTAACACGAAAAAAACATTGATCCAGCACACCCGGTCAGTGACTAAAATGGCAATGGCGGTAGCGGGGGTCCGAAAAGACCTCGATTTTGACATTGTGATCGCGGGCGGCCTGATCCACGATGTCGGTAAGCTTCTGGAGTACGAATATTCAAACCGTGCTTACCGTAAAAGCGAGTACGGGAGGCTCGTGCGCCATCCGGTATCAGGTTATGGACTGGCACTGGAAGCTGGTTTACCGCTAGCAGTTGCGCATATCGCTGCGGCTCATTCGGATGAAGGGGAGAAGGTCACGCGTTCCGCCGAAGCGATCCTGATCCACCATTGTGATTTCATCGATTTTGATATTGAACGACAGAAATAA
- a CDS encoding 3-isopropylmalate dehydratase small subunit, with translation MTPPMKRARQSASPPALIRGRAWLFGDDIDTDQIYPGKYLPLTDKSEMARHAMEGTERGAEFLKSVKPGDILVAGRNFGCGSSREHAAIAIHGAGISVVIAVSLARIFHRNCVNTALPALESAGARKIHDGDMLEIDIARGEIKNETQGMVLKTEPMPELEREIISVGGLLKYLKSKGDMGIRGSGDQGVRK, from the coding sequence ATGACGCCGCCGATGAAACGTGCGCGTCAGTCCGCGTCGCCGCCCGCGTTGATCCGCGGTCGGGCCTGGCTGTTCGGCGATGATATTGATACCGACCAGATCTATCCCGGTAAATACCTTCCGTTAACCGATAAAAGCGAAATGGCGCGTCATGCCATGGAAGGCACGGAGCGCGGGGCTGAGTTCCTTAAAAGCGTCAAGCCAGGCGATATCCTTGTCGCGGGCCGGAATTTTGGCTGCGGTTCATCACGCGAACACGCGGCGATCGCGATTCATGGCGCTGGTATCAGCGTGGTGATCGCCGTTTCCCTGGCGCGCATCTTTCACCGCAATTGTGTTAACACTGCGCTGCCTGCGCTGGAATCTGCGGGTGCGCGGAAAATCCATGACGGCGACATGCTGGAGATCGATATTGCGCGCGGAGAGATAAAAAATGAAACCCAGGGTATGGTCCTCAAGACCGAGCCAATGCCAGAATTGGAAAGGGAAATAATCAGTGTCGGTGGTCTGCTGAAATACCTGAAAAGTAAAGGGGATATGGGGATTAGGGGATCAGGGGATCAAGGGGTTAGGAAATGA
- a CDS encoding T9SS type A sorting domain-containing protein gives MKIKLIVAVFVLLVVFASGTPFWEHDDFQRAERMSRPAPVMQHEFTLARGEWQRWSYIHELFQTAAFVARMQVSDSIDPEFGGIIEGEDQLSVVETDNTQQAIWVWSRYCEITGDTAYAVNLRRAWFYVMNHPAYNEENSGSEYYRVWNCGLALFAESKFRWVFGDSSYIWYADTCISYMMAHPLSFVVGDQYYRRLHPKTTSLAAGMLYLYGKDLNNQAFKDTALLYGERVRLWIEQDPAVNINDEIWAMSGGTAVWGLCRSIFDADTSAGIAWLNTYLPLMKYFQPAGNWNNSWNIWYANAYNFSGRICNNQNYLAYHHSLTDSMLVQDYDDDGGVPPTRGWNQNQDHTWVSNYMVFMGFEGLMDSIRIYDAGVTGTGGRGPRDFLLTGDSIYMWTTAVNCGWMPLNTVGVSISGVFSADTVISLQMGQEDTVKFAFPWIPVDTGYYGFVSFCHYAGDERPFNDTIDNTLFVRPVRVVQGSVSDSVQGSGIAARVYFEFIDDTTHCYFDTALVDSLTGAFTADLIDSLYRVEVKTRIPYPDLAEPCIYVTPDSVTDLSFLTSAADLAIINRDDLARYNAYYSFILDSLGVSYKIWVPSQQGLFPVSRMPEFTNDIIIWFTGRTESGTVNPAEQESLMLFLDGSGKLLITGQNIGEEIGSSPFYQDYLHARLISDSILAYKIFPNPSDSLGARLGKFQSVGSNGANNQYSRDVIAADSFAREFVYYDSVLTSCAGIWYNNGAYLYKVVYFAFGFESINKAPWAGYLSRKDVLDEILRWFGMTGIDENPVMKQELPANPYLAVYPNPVKHKLNIIVDLDKSTTGGLSVFDVTGRLVKYFHVPSTVQTGPRKFTWPLTDRSERHLSSGIYFVELKAGGTTVTKKTVIITAE, from the coding sequence ATGAAGATTAAATTGATCGTTGCCGTATTCGTCTTATTAGTGGTTTTTGCGTCGGGCACACCATTCTGGGAGCACGACGATTTTCAAAGAGCGGAAAGAATGTCCCGACCGGCGCCGGTCATGCAGCATGAGTTCACGCTTGCCCGTGGCGAATGGCAGCGCTGGAGCTATATCCATGAGCTATTCCAGACGGCGGCTTTCGTCGCCCGCATGCAGGTGAGCGATTCTATCGATCCTGAATTCGGCGGCATAATCGAAGGCGAAGACCAACTGAGTGTCGTAGAGACCGACAATACCCAGCAGGCGATCTGGGTCTGGTCCCGGTATTGCGAAATCACCGGCGATACCGCCTATGCCGTGAACCTGCGGCGTGCCTGGTTCTACGTCATGAATCATCCTGCCTACAATGAAGAAAATTCGGGAAGCGAGTATTACCGCGTGTGGAACTGCGGCCTCGCTCTGTTTGCCGAAAGCAAATTCCGGTGGGTGTTCGGCGACTCGAGTTATATATGGTACGCGGATACCTGCATCAGCTATATGATGGCGCACCCACTTTCATTTGTCGTGGGCGATCAGTACTACCGGCGGCTTCATCCGAAGACCACGTCGCTGGCTGCCGGGATGCTCTACCTATATGGAAAAGACTTGAACAATCAGGCCTTCAAGGACACGGCTCTTCTGTACGGCGAACGCGTGCGGCTGTGGATCGAACAAGACCCGGCCGTCAATATCAATGACGAGATCTGGGCGATGTCCGGAGGCACGGCGGTCTGGGGTTTGTGCCGTTCCATCTTTGACGCCGATACCAGCGCCGGCATCGCATGGCTCAATACCTATCTTCCTTTAATGAAGTATTTTCAGCCCGCCGGGAATTGGAACAATTCCTGGAATATCTGGTACGCCAATGCCTATAATTTTTCCGGTCGTATCTGCAATAACCAGAACTACCTTGCTTACCATCATTCCTTGACCGACAGCATGCTCGTCCAGGATTATGACGATGATGGCGGCGTGCCGCCGACCAGGGGATGGAACCAGAACCAGGACCATACCTGGGTCTCAAACTACATGGTGTTCATGGGTTTTGAGGGTTTAATGGATTCGATCAGGATCTACGATGCCGGTGTGACCGGTACGGGCGGTCGCGGTCCCCGTGACTTCTTGCTGACCGGGGATTCGATCTATATGTGGACGACCGCTGTCAATTGCGGATGGATGCCGCTGAATACGGTGGGTGTCAGCATATCGGGCGTCTTTTCGGCCGATACCGTGATCAGCCTGCAAATGGGACAGGAAGATACGGTTAAGTTCGCGTTTCCCTGGATCCCGGTTGATACCGGATATTACGGCTTCGTTTCATTCTGCCATTATGCCGGCGATGAGCGGCCGTTCAATGATACCATAGACAATACGCTATTTGTCAGGCCGGTGCGAGTAGTTCAGGGCAGCGTATCCGATTCGGTCCAGGGAAGCGGTATTGCGGCACGCGTTTACTTTGAATTCATTGACGACACCACTCATTGTTATTTTGACACCGCGCTTGTCGATTCATTGACCGGTGCGTTCACTGCCGACCTTATCGATTCACTGTACCGGGTCGAAGTCAAGACCAGGATCCCGTACCCTGACCTTGCCGAGCCGTGCATTTACGTAACGCCTGATTCCGTTACTGACCTTTCGTTCTTGACATCAGCCGCAGATCTGGCGATCATAAACCGCGACGATCTGGCGCGTTACAATGCGTACTACTCTTTCATCCTGGATTCGCTGGGCGTTTCATATAAGATCTGGGTGCCTTCTCAGCAGGGCCTATTCCCGGTTAGCCGCATGCCCGAATTCACCAACGATATTATCATCTGGTTTACCGGTCGCACGGAAAGCGGTACCGTTAACCCGGCGGAACAGGAGAGCCTCATGCTGTTTCTCGACGGCAGCGGCAAACTGCTCATTACCGGGCAGAATATCGGCGAAGAGATCGGGTCGTCGCCGTTCTACCAGGATTACTTGCACGCCCGGCTGATCAGCGATTCTATCCTCGCGTACAAGATCTTCCCCAACCCTTCAGATTCACTGGGCGCGCGACTGGGTAAGTTCCAATCCGTGGGTTCCAACGGAGCAAACAACCAGTACTCGCGCGATGTCATTGCCGCCGACAGTTTCGCGCGTGAATTCGTTTATTATGATTCCGTGTTGACCAGTTGTGCCGGCATCTGGTACAACAACGGGGCGTACCTGTACAAGGTGGTTTATTTCGCGTTTGGTTTCGAATCGATAAATAAAGCTCCCTGGGCCGGTTATCTATCGCGCAAAGATGTTCTCGACGAGATACTGCGCTGGTTCGGCATGACCGGCATCGATGAGAACCCGGTGATGAAACAAGAACTTCCAGCTAATCCGTATCTCGCGGTCTATCCAAATCCCGTAAAGCATAAGTTAAATATCATTGTTGATTTGGACAAAAGCACTACGGGCGGGCTTTCGGTCTTTGATGTAACTGGCAGACTGGTGAAATATTTTCACGTACCGAGCACGGTTCAGACCGGCCCCCGTAAGTTTACCTGGCCATTAACGGACCGCTCGGAGAGACATTTATCATCAGGAATTTACTTTGTCGAACTAAAGGCGGGCGGTACAACGGTTACGAAAAAAACCGTGATTATTACGGCCGAATAA
- a CDS encoding aminotransferase class I/II-fold pyridoxal phosphate-dependent enzyme has translation MDLYKKCKATVDAVNRAHELQIYPYFTPIESAQDHHVKIGNREFIMIGSNGYLGLANDPRLKDAAIHAIKKYGVTCSGSRFLNGTLDIHVRLEDSLARFFDKDGAITFSTGFQTNLGIISAIAGKDDIIIIDRQDHASIIDGCRLSFAEVKKYRHNDVDDLERLLKGLPANKGKFIVVDGVFSMEGDLAPLSDIVRLKKKYHCRLMVDEAHGIGVMGKHGRGASEYFGVLDDVDLIMGTFSKSFASLGGFVAAEKDAITHIRHTARSNIFSASMTPASVICAQTALNIIKNEPERRKRLWEITERVREGFKKMGFDTGNSATPVIPVIIGDDDKCFAFWKALFENGIFVNPVRSPATPPGRALIRTSYMTTHTDEDIKIVLERFKDCGRSFGMIS, from the coding sequence ATGGACCTTTATAAAAAATGCAAAGCGACGGTTGACGCGGTCAACCGCGCACACGAGCTTCAGATCTACCCGTATTTCACGCCTATCGAATCGGCCCAGGATCACCATGTTAAGATCGGTAACCGGGAATTCATCATGATCGGTTCCAACGGTTACCTGGGATTGGCGAACGATCCGCGTTTGAAGGATGCCGCCATCCACGCCATAAAAAAATACGGCGTGACTTGTTCGGGATCGCGCTTTTTGAACGGCACGCTCGACATCCACGTGCGTCTCGAGGATAGCCTGGCCCGTTTCTTCGACAAGGACGGCGCCATAACCTTTTCCACCGGTTTCCAGACAAATTTGGGGATCATTTCCGCGATCGCGGGCAAGGATGACATCATTATCATTGACCGCCAGGACCATGCTTCCATCATCGACGGCTGCCGTTTGTCGTTCGCCGAGGTGAAAAAGTACCGCCACAATGATGTCGATGACCTGGAAAGGCTGCTCAAGGGGCTCCCCGCGAACAAGGGAAAATTCATTGTCGTGGACGGCGTCTTCAGCATGGAGGGCGATCTGGCGCCGCTGTCAGACATCGTGCGGCTCAAAAAGAAATACCATTGCCGTCTCATGGTCGACGAGGCGCACGGCATAGGCGTGATGGGCAAACACGGGAGAGGCGCCAGCGAGTATTTCGGGGTCCTGGATGACGTCGATCTGATCATGGGTACGTTCAGCAAATCCTTTGCGTCCCTGGGCGGTTTTGTAGCCGCGGAAAAAGACGCGATAACCCATATTCGTCACACCGCTCGGTCGAACATTTTCTCGGCCAGCATGACGCCCGCGTCGGTTATCTGCGCGCAGACCGCGCTGAACATTATAAAGAACGAACCGGAAAGACGCAAGCGGCTCTGGGAGATCACGGAGCGCGTGCGAGAAGGTTTTAAAAAAATGGGATTTGACACGGGTAACAGTGCAACGCCCGTGATCCCGGTGATCATCGGTGATGATGACAAGTGCTTTGCGTTCTGGAAGGCACTTTTTGAGAACGGGATCTTTGTTAACCCCGTGAGGTCTCCGGCGACGCCGCCCGGCCGTGCTTTGATCCGGACGAGTTACATGACGACGCACACGGACGAGGATATCAAGATCGTACTTGAAAGATTCAAAGATTGCGGCCGTTCGTTCGGTATGATATCCTGA
- a CDS encoding isocitrate/isopropylmalate dehydrogenase family protein — protein MAKYKIAWLPGDGIGNDVLEATRIVLDALKFDAEYIPGDIGWEFWRREGDPLPQRTIDMMKTTDSAMFGAITSKPRGVADKELAPAVQNKGFVYRSPIVRMRQVFDLYICKRPCKAYAGNPLNYREGIDLMVFRENTEDLYSGVEFFPVPDEMFRIKGMEKVPRDAAISMKINTRKGCERIIRAAFEYASGHKRKKITCVHKANVVRMTDGLFLETFYDIAKEFKGINVDDANIDALTMWLLKNPFNYDTLVAPNLYGDIISDLCAQMVGGLGFGASGNIGVDYAVFEPTHGSAPKYAGQYKVNPIATILAARMMLEWLGDDERARRLENGIVRVIKEGNVRTYDMGGKATTLEMAKAITDKF, from the coding sequence ATGGCAAAATACAAGATCGCGTGGCTGCCGGGCGACGGCATAGGCAATGACGTGCTGGAAGCGACCAGGATCGTGCTGGACGCGCTCAAGTTCGACGCTGAATACATACCCGGCGATATCGGCTGGGAGTTCTGGCGCCGCGAAGGCGACCCGCTGCCCCAGCGGACGATCGATATGATGAAAACGACCGATTCCGCCATGTTCGGAGCGATCACGTCCAAACCAAGAGGCGTGGCGGACAAGGAGCTGGCGCCGGCGGTGCAGAACAAAGGGTTCGTGTACCGCAGCCCGATCGTGCGGATGCGCCAGGTGTTCGATCTTTACATATGCAAAAGGCCGTGCAAAGCATATGCCGGGAATCCGCTCAATTACCGGGAAGGCATCGATCTCATGGTTTTCCGGGAAAACACCGAGGACCTGTATTCGGGCGTGGAATTCTTCCCGGTACCCGACGAAATGTTCCGGATAAAGGGCATGGAAAAGGTGCCGCGCGACGCCGCCATTTCCATGAAGATCAATACCCGCAAAGGATGCGAGCGGATAATCCGCGCCGCGTTCGAATACGCGTCCGGGCACAAGCGCAAAAAGATCACCTGCGTCCATAAAGCGAACGTGGTCCGCATGACCGACGGTCTTTTTCTGGAAACATTCTATGACATTGCGAAAGAATTCAAGGGGATAAATGTGGATGACGCCAACATCGACGCGCTTACGATGTGGCTGCTCAAGAACCCATTTAATTATGACACCCTGGTGGCACCCAATCTCTACGGTGATATAATTTCCGACCTCTGTGCGCAGATGGTGGGCGGACTGGGGTTCGGTGCCAGCGGGAATATCGGCGTGGATTATGCGGTATTCGAACCGACCCACGGTTCCGCACCCAAATATGCCGGTCAGTACAAGGTCAATCCGATCGCCACGATCCTCGCGGCGCGGATGATGCTCGAGTGGCTAGGAGACGATGAGCGGGCGCGCCGCCTTGAGAACGGTATCGTGCGGGTTATTAAAGAAGGCAATGTCCGGACTTACGACATGGGCGGCAAGGCAACGACCCTGGAAATGGCGAAAGCGATAACAGATAAATTCTAA
- a CDS encoding beta-N-acetylglucosaminidase domain-containing protein, whose translation MKKNKHFGVIEGFYRKPYSFTQRRDLLKFLADIGLNTYVYAPKADIFHRRHYERSYPAIMLKEFGELCEIAGKNGIMFNYALSPGKSPNIKIIAKKMMSLYDSGIHHFSILFDDINVPMDERTARKQADTANRLFETLKNKDPKTALFFCPTQYRGFKQTGYISTIGASLNKNIKIFWTGPRIISLRITVKQIEKITKILKRPPLIWDNLFANDYIPPGTILRFPYKGRNPGIVDGVAGIMLNPMNEYKESKPLIYTASRFFKDPWHYKPRAAWKEASRIYSLHT comes from the coding sequence ATGAAAAAAAATAAGCATTTCGGTGTGATCGAAGGTTTTTACCGTAAACCTTACTCTTTCACCCAACGGCGTGACCTTCTCAAGTTCCTGGCAGATATTGGTCTGAACACTTATGTATATGCGCCAAAGGCTGATATTTTTCACCGTCGGCATTATGAACGGTCATATCCGGCGATAATGCTTAAAGAATTCGGTGAATTATGCGAAATTGCGGGAAAAAACGGCATTATGTTCAATTATGCTTTATCACCGGGCAAAAGTCCCAATATCAAGATCATAGCAAAAAAAATGATGTCTCTTTATGATTCCGGCATCCATCATTTTAGTATATTATTCGATGATATCAATGTTCCAATGGATGAACGAACCGCCAGAAAACAAGCCGATACGGCAAACCGTTTGTTTGAAACATTGAAGAATAAAGATCCTAAAACTGCTCTTTTTTTCTGCCCAACACAATACCGGGGTTTTAAGCAAACCGGTTATATAAGCACGATCGGCGCCAGTCTGAACAAAAACATCAAAATTTTCTGGACTGGTCCCCGGATCATATCGCTGCGCATAACCGTCAAACAAATCGAAAAGATCACCAAAATTCTTAAGAGGCCGCCTTTGATCTGGGACAATCTGTTTGCCAACGATTATATTCCTCCCGGGACGATATTGCGGTTTCCCTACAAAGGGAGGAATCCGGGTATCGTTGACGGGGTTGCGGGGATAATGCTTAACCCAATGAATGAATACAAGGAATCAAAGCCGCTTATCTATACCGCGTCAAGGTTTTTCAAAGATCCGTGGCATTACAAACCGCGCGCGGCGTGGAAAGAAGCAAGCCGGATCTACAGTTTACACACATAA
- a CDS encoding N-acetyltransferase, translated as MIKVVPVTTDQQLNDFIDLPYSLYKNNRYWVPPLKREVKNLLDKKHNPFWEHSEREMFLAYRGKNLAGRICAIIDHNFIDFWKEKTGYFGFFECDNDEDAARALFEETKRYHYEKGMDRFIGPLNPSTNEEIGFLLDGYFSPPMIMMTYTPEYYHKLAQAAGLTKAKDYYAFYIEAQGRPLEYLERMCSIVRKRVQDLKVRPVSMADFSNEVKRIKVIYNDAWSRNWGFVPMTDAEFNLLAKNLKDLIVPELVILAEINGEPAAVSLTVPDYNFILKKLNGRLGPVEMLKFLYYRKKIKEARLMIMGVRRQYQKLGIEACMMLDTIRNCQRMGITGGELSWTLEDNYLINNTILKVGGKIYKKYRIYGCKVVSG; from the coding sequence ATGATAAAGGTCGTACCGGTAACTACCGACCAACAACTGAACGATTTCATAGATCTTCCTTATTCATTATACAAAAATAACCGTTATTGGGTGCCGCCGCTCAAACGCGAAGTCAAGAATCTGCTGGACAAAAAACACAATCCTTTCTGGGAACACTCGGAGCGCGAGATGTTCCTGGCATACCGCGGCAAGAACCTCGCCGGCAGGATATGCGCGATTATCGATCACAACTTTATTGATTTCTGGAAGGAAAAGACCGGGTATTTCGGCTTTTTCGAATGTGACAATGATGAGGACGCAGCCCGCGCCCTTTTCGAGGAAACAAAGCGTTACCATTATGAAAAGGGCATGGATAGATTCATCGGCCCCTTGAACCCCTCGACCAACGAGGAGATAGGGTTCTTGCTGGACGGATATTTTTCACCGCCGATGATCATGATGACCTATACGCCTGAGTACTACCATAAGCTTGCCCAGGCCGCCGGCCTGACAAAGGCAAAGGACTACTACGCTTTTTATATCGAAGCCCAGGGGCGGCCTCTTGAGTACCTGGAACGGATGTGTTCGATCGTACGCAAACGCGTGCAGGACCTGAAGGTCCGGCCGGTCAGCATGGCGGATTTTTCCAATGAAGTGAAAAGGATCAAGGTAATATACAATGACGCGTGGAGCCGCAACTGGGGTTTCGTGCCGATGACTGACGCTGAGTTCAACCTTTTGGCAAAAAACCTCAAGGACCTTATTGTGCCCGAGCTCGTTATTCTGGCCGAGATAAACGGCGAGCCGGCCGCGGTTTCACTGACGGTGCCGGATTACAATTTCATTTTGAAAAAACTCAATGGCCGGCTCGGTCCGGTCGAAATGCTGAAATTCCTTTATTACCGCAAAAAAATAAAGGAGGCTCGCCTGATGATCATGGGCGTGCGCCGGCAGTACCAGAAGCTCGGGATCGAAGCGTGCATGATGCTGGATACGATCCGGAACTGTCAGCGCATGGGCATCACCGGTGGCGAACTATCCTGGACCCTGGAAGATAATTACCTGATAAACAATACGATCCTTAAGGTGGGTGGAAAGATCTATAAAAAATACCGCATTTACGGCTGCAAAGTCGTCAGCGGCTAA